The DNA segment GTTGGGATAGTACCATCCTCCGTCAGATACAGATTTTAATACTGTGTGTCCCAAAATTGATCCTGAGCCGAAAAGCTCCCGTATTGTTCCCACAATAAGAAGAATAAAAGTGTAGCCAAGGCCGTTGCCAATACCGTCCAGAAAACTGTCCCCCGGAGGATTGTGAAGAGCAAAGGCCTCTGCTCTTCCCATTATTATACAGTTAGTGATAATAAGGCCAACATAAACAGAAAGCTGTTTGCTTATGTCATAAGCAAAAGCCTTGATAATCTGATCAGCTATGATAACAAGGGAAGCGATTATTGTCATCTCAACGATAATTCTGATTGAACCGGGTATTGATTTCCGGATCAGACTTACGGAAAAATTTGAAAGAGAAAGAACAAAAATCACAGCAAGAGACATAACTATGGATGTTTCAAGTTTTGAAGTAACAGCAAGTGCAGAACAGATTCCGAGTATGTGATATCCGATAGGATTTTTCCGGAAAACAGGAGTTGTAACAAGTTTAACATACTTATTCATTGCCGGTTTTTCTCCTTAAATAATCAAGATACGGGCCGTATCCTTTGGGGCCCAGCCAGAAATTTACCGTATTGTTAACGCCTCTTGT comes from the bacterium genome and includes:
- a CDS encoding NADH:ubiquinone reductase (Na(+)-transporting) subunit D: MNKYVKLVTTPVFRKNPIGYHILGICSALAVTSKLETSIVMSLAVIFVLSLSNFSVSLIRKSIPGSIRIIVEMTIIASLVIIADQIIKAFAYDISKQLSVYVGLIITNCIIMGRAEAFALHNPPGDSFLDGIGNGLGYTFILLIVGTIRELFGSGSILGHTVLKSVSDGGWYYPNGLLLLPASAFFLLGIIIWIMRTINPEDTDAHS